The DNA segment GCGCAATGAACGCGACAAGACGTTCAAAGGAGGAAGAGAATGAAACAGATCACCAAATTGCTTGCCGGTGCAGCTGTCGCGACGATGGTGTCGTTCGGCGCACACGCACAGGAAGTCACCCTGACCGTCCACCATTTCCTGGGTCCGAAAGCACCGGCCCAGTCGAAAATGATTGAACCGTGGGCCAAGAAAATCGAAGAAGAATCAAACGGCCGTATCAAGTTTGAAATCTTCCCGTCCATGTCGCTGGGCGGCAATCCGCCGGAACTGTATCGTCAGGTCCGTGACGGCGTTGCCGACATCGTCTGGACCCTTCCGGGTTATACCCCGGGCGTCTTCCCGCGCCTTGAAGTGTTTGAACTTCCGGGTGTTCACCTTGGCGATGCACGTGCAACCAACCTTGCGATGTGGGATCTTCGTGATGAATATGCCGAAGACCTTACCGACATCCACCCGCTTGCCGTTCACGTGCATGCCGGTCAGGCCATCCACCTGACCAGCAAGGAAGTCCGTACGGTCGATGACGTCAAGGGCCTGAAGCTGCGTACCCCGACCCGTACCGGTTCCTGGGTGATTGAATCCTGGGGTGCCGAGCCCGTTGGCATGCCGGTTCCGGCCCTTCCGCAGGCCATGTCGCTTGGCGTGGTTGATGGCGGCCTGGTGCCGTTCGAAGTTGTGCCGCCGCTGAAGCTGGCTGAACTGATTTCCTATTCTGTTGAAGGCGAAGGCGTAAATTCACGCTTTGGCACCTCGACCTTCCTGTTTGCGATGAACAAGGACCGGTATGAGAGCCTGCCCGATGACCTGAAAGAAATCATCGACCGTAACTCCGGCCGTGATTTTGCTGCTGAAATCGGTGACGTGTTCAACGGCGTTGAAGAAGTCGGCAAGCGCATGGTCAACGAAGGCAAAGGCCAGGTCGTTCAGATCACCGCTGCCGAAAAGGCAACCTTTGACGATGCGTCCGCATCTGTTGTGGATCGCTGGATCGAAGAAGCCAAATCCAACGGCATCGATGGCGCGAAACTTGTCGAAGATGCCAAGGCCGCTGTTCAGAGCCACACCAAGTAACATCCCGACGTTGCTGGTAAATCTTGTGGGGTCACGTATCATGGCGATACGTGACCCTCTGTTCCCGCAAGAATGTTAGAGATATGAAAAACGTGCTCTACAAGGCCGCTTCGTGGCTTGCTGTTGCCGGTGGCATGCTTGCCCTGCTGATCTCGATTGTTACGATCGTAAACGTGACCGCCTTTGGTCTCGACAAGATCGCCCGGCTGTTTGATGCCAATGTCCCGGCCATTATCGGCTATGAGGACTTTGTCAGCATGATCGTCAGTTCGGCGGCGTTGATGTTTTTCCCCTATTGTCAGGCACATCGCGGCCATGTCGCGGTGGACGTCTTCATCAAGATGTTTCCCGACTGGTTTGCGCGAACGGTCGACACCCTGTCGTCCGTTCTGATGACCGCACTCGCCCTGTTCCTGGGGTATATGATGGTCAATGGCCTGATCGAAGTGCGCAGCGACAATACCCTTTCGGCAATTTTGGGCTGGCCGATCTGGCCGTTCTATGTCCCGGGCATCATTGCGATGTTCCTGTGGGCGGCAATTGCCGGAAACCAGATTTTCGAGAGAGAGGCCGATGTCTGAACGTGAATTGATCGGCCTTGGTGGCCTTGCCCTTCTCTTTGTGATCCTGGCACTGCGTGTGCCCGTCGGCCTTGCCATGGTGGGTGTCGGCATTGGCGGCAACTACGTGCTCAGCCTGTTTTTCCCGTTCCTGCGTTTTGATCCCTATCTGCAGCAGTTCAAATCCCTGCTGTACGGGATCGTGTCGAACTACGAACTGTCGGTCGTTCCGCTGTTTGTTCTGATGGGGTATCTCGCAAGTCAGGCCAACCTGTCACGCGATCTGTTTCAGGGTGTAAACGCCATCCTCGGCCGTTTCCGCGGTGGTGTCGCCATGGCGGCCATCGGGGCGTGTGCCGGTTTTGGTGCGGTATGCGGATCATCACTTGCCACCGCATCAACCATGGGCAAGGTCGCCCTGCCCGAGCTTGATCGCCTGAAATACTCCCCGCGTCTGGCAACCGGTACGCTGGCTGCGGGCGGGACGCTTGGCATTCTGATCCCGCCATCGGTTGCCCTTGTAATTTACGCGGTCACGGTTGAAGCATCGATCATTCAGATGTTTCAGGCGGCCATCATTCCGGGTCTGATTGCGGTCCTGTTCTTTATGGCGGTGATTGCCATTCAGGTGCGCCTCAACCCGTCACTGGCCCCGAAACCCGAACCGATGCCGGCCGCTGAGCGCAAGGAAGCATTGCTGCGCCTGATCCCGGTGATGGTGATCTTTGGCTCGATCATTCTGGGGCTCGGTGCCGGTCTGTTTACCCCGACACCGGCGGCCGGCGTGGGCGTGTTCGCCATTCTGGTATATGGCGTCTATATGCGCATTCGCGGCAAAGGTGGCCTGACCTGGAAAGGACTGCGCCAGTCGCTTAAAGACACCGCCATCACATCCTCGATGATTTTCTTCATCCTGCTGGGTGCTGAAATCCTCAAGGGCTTCTTTAGCCGTGCCAACCTTCCAGCCTATATGGCCGAAGCCGCCGCCACCAGCGGCTTTGATCCGTGGCTTGTCATGGTTCTCATGCTGCTTGCCCTGATCCTTCTGGGCTGCTTCATGGAAAGTCTGTCGATGATCGTCGTGGTCATCCCGTTCTTCTGGCCGGCCCTTGTTGATATCAATGGTGGCGACTGGGCGACGGCGGCAACCGCGGCCTATGGCATGGGGACCGAGGATCTGAAGATCTGGTTTGGGATCCTGGCACTCATTGTCGTGGAGTTGGGGCTGATTACGCCACCCGTGGGGCTGAATGTGTTCATCATCAATGCACTCGCCAAGGGTGTCCCGATGAGCCAGACCTTCCGCGGTGTCATGCCGTTCTTCGGGGCCGAGATCATTCGTATTCTGCTTCTGATCTTTGCGCCGATATTAACGCTGTTTGTGCCAACGCTGCTTGGCAATTAGCGACGATCACAGAACTCGGAAAAGCCCGCCCGTCATCTTGGCGGGCTTTTCTTTTGGTCGATGCCAAAACACGCTAAGCTACCGCCATACAACCAACTATGTGACTACACAGGATCAAGGCATCCATGCGCAACACCATCCCGATCTACAAGCTTTATGGCGAACGCGATGCGGCAAGCAGCCCCCGCGCACGTGATGGCTATGATCTGGACACTGTTCCCGCATCCGATCCGCAACCCGTCACCGAACCGGAATTCTTTCATCTTGAAAGCATCCCGGAACGATCGCGCCTGCATGACCTGCACATCAAACCGCACCGCCATACCAACCTGTTTCAGCTGCTGTATATCACCCATGGCACGGCCGAGATCAGCTTTGATGATCAACATCTGACCATGCAGGCAGGCCAGCTGATCACCGTGCCGCCCGGAACCGTGCATGGCTTCAAATTCAGTGATGATATTGATGGCTGGGTGATCTCACTGACTGATTATCACCTGCAGGAAATTCTAAGCCCCGCGCCCAAACTCCTCGCCCGGCTCGATCAGGCGATCTGCGTTGATACGCGGTCATCCTCTGGCGATGCCAACAGCCCGACTGATTTCCTGATATCGCAACTCGCTCAGGAATATTACAGCCACAATACCGGACGACTGTTTGCGCTGCGTCATATTCTGGGATTGCTGTTGCTTGGCATCGGACGCACCGTGCCGCAGGATCATTCGGCACGGCTTTCGAGGCAGGAACAAAAGGCCGAAAAGTTCCGCAAGTTTCAGGCGCTCGTCGAAACGTTCTATAAGCAACACAAATCGCTTGATTTCTATGCCCGTGAAATTGGCGTCACCACGACCCAGCTTAACCGCATCGCCAAGGACATCTATGGCATGACCGCAAGCGAGGTGGTGCAAAACCGCCTGATGCTGGAAGCCAAGCGGACCCTGATCTATACCGACATCGCCATTCAACAGATCGGAGATAGTCTGGGCTTTCGCGATGCCGGGTATTTTTCGCGCTTCTTTACCAAAAAGGCCGGGGTATCCCCGGCCCGTTTCCGGCAAAATCAACGCTGATTGATGTGAAGCACTACGGCCCTATAGCCAGCCACCGGTCCCGCTCAGGTGCGCGGGCAAATCATTTAACGGCAGCTTGGTCAAATCCTTGGTAATTTCACCCTCAAGCGCCTGTTTGACCGGTTTTGGCATTTTCTGTCGGATCTCCCCCATAATTTTCGGCGGCGCGACGACAATCAGATTGTCGAACTTTCCGTCATTGCGCTTGTCTGTCAGGTACGACATGACGTCGTCGACAAATTCGACCTGTGCATGCTCGTGGGGGTCTGTGCTTGGTGGCATGGCATGACGTTGCTGATTGCCGCCGGGATTGGCGAACCCGCGACCGGGTTTGTCGCTCGCGATCTCCGAACTGGACCGGTTATCGGCAATCATTTCATGAACAGTTTCCAGATGACGTTCACCTTCGTTGGTGTTGACGGCAATCACATATGCACGACCACCGTCAGCCACGAGGATCCATTGGTTCTTATGGGGCATTTCAAACCTGCCATTCGTTGTTGCAGATACCCTTCCAACGCCAGCAAAACCGATGATGTTCCATAGTACCCGCCCCATATGTGAAAAGAAACGGGAGTTCGCCGCCCCGGCTTCGCCGTGATCAGCCCTAAGCTGCCGGGCTTCGCAACGTATCAAGGGTCAGCCACATGCGCACCTGATCCACCACCCGACCAGACCGCGTTTTCCAGCCCTTGGCAATGAGTTTTTCCTCGCCAAACCCGACCTTGCGATACAGATTAAGCGCGTTGTCATTACCATCGACAACATTCAGCCACAGCTTTTCATAGTCGGGCATTTGCGCAATTTTGGCAGCTAAGCTTGATAAGGCCGCCTTGCCAAAGCCCTGCCCGCGCTCAAACACCCCAAACTCATCGACCTTGGGCAGGCGTGTCGCCATCTCGGTCATATAGACATAGGCAACCGCCTTTTGATCGACGCGAAACACCCAAAGGGCTGTTTCGTTTGATCCGGCCAGTGCCGCGCTCAGGGCATCATCAGGCACGCGCGCAATCGCGTCATAAAACTGCGCATCTTCCATCATCTCGCGAATGCGCAAAAGTTCTTCATCCGTTGGCGTTTGCCAGGTTCCGGTAATCATGGCTGTGGTCCTGATGGGCTGGTGGTGGCGTTACAAGATGGCAGTGGTAAACAGCGAGCTCTGTGCGGTCAAGCACCACGAACCCGGCCACAACATCCCATCGGACGCCGGACAAATTGCCAATATCGGCCAAAGCCGCTAAAACCAGCCGATATCAACCCGCACCAAAGGCCGCACATGCCAAGCCCGACACCGAATGCACAAAATGCACCGCACACCCGCCCTGCCCCGAATGGCAAAACCGCCATGGTGATCGGTGCCGGTCCGGCGGGCCTGATGGCGGCCGAACGGCTGGCAGGTGATGGATATGCGGTGACAATTTATGAAGGCATGCCAAGTGCCGGGCGCAAGTTCCTGATGGCCGGGAAATCAGGGCTGAACATCACGCACAGCGAAGATCTTGAAACCTTCCTTTCACGCTATGGCACGTCACGCGCCCGCCTCGAACCGCACCTGCGCAAATTCGGCCCCGATCAAATCCGCGAATGGTGTGCTGGACTGGGCGTTGAAACCTTTGTCGGCTCCTCTGGCCGGGTCTTCCCGACCGCGATGAAGGCAAGCCCGCTTCTGCGTGCATGGCTCAGACGTCTGGATGGCTTGGGCTGCAAAATCCACTATCGCCACTATTGGACCGGCTGGAACGCCGATGATTGGGCCGTTTTCAAAACGCCCGATGGCGAGGTTACCGCCACCGCCGACATCACCATTCTGGCCCTTGGCGGCGGCAGTTGGAAACGTCTGGGATCAGACGGAAAATGGATGGAAATCCTGCTTAACGCCGGGATCAAGTGCAACCCGTTCAAACCGGCCAATTGCGGCTTTGAACTCGACTGGACCGACCATCTGATCGACAAATGCGCCGGATCGCCGGTCAAGGCCGTGACGCTGACCTGTGGCGATCAGACGGTCCGCGGCGAGTTCGTGATTTCCAAAACCGGCATCGAAGGCAGTGCGGTCTACGCCATCTCGGCCACGCTCCGTGATCAATGGCTTGAAACCGGCATCGGAACCCTGACGCTTGACCTCTGCCCCGACCGCACGCTGGATGACGTCACCAAGCGCCTGTCAAAACCGCGCGGCAAAAACTCAATCGGCAATCACCTGCGCAAAACGCTTGGCCTTGACGCCACCAAAACAGCGCTGATTTTCGAAGTCACCCCGCGCGAAACCCTGAACGATCCGGCCCAACTCGCCACCGCCATCAAGAACCTGCCCCTGAAGATCAAAAAGCCCCGTCCACTGGACGAGGCCATCAGCACCGCAGGCGGTGTCGCTTGGGAAGAACTGGACGAAAATTTCCAACTCATCCAACGCCCCGACACCTACTGCCTCGGCGAGATGGTCGATTGGGAAGCGCCTACTGGGGGGTATTTGTTGAGTGGGTGTTTATCTTTTAACTTACAATTGGGCCTATCAAAGACATTACTGAAGCACGATTAAGTTTGAAGTACTCCATTGCAAACAAGGAGCACAAATCATCCATAACGGTATCTTTTCTTTTTCCCACAGCTCGCGACAGATATTCTACGTAACCTGACAATTCGGCTTTGCACAATTCTCTGACTTGCGCAGGAGTTTTTCCGGTTCGGTCTGGATTGCTGACACTAAGTTGAATGTGGTGGTCTTGGTACCTTTCCCTAATTGCCTTAATTAAGATTCGTTCGTTTGCCTTTGAACTTACAAACTCAACAATGCCAACCTCTGGGGTCCAGGGTAGAAATCCAATCCTATCAGCAAGCTTCTTATACTTCTCCAACTTTTGATAGTTTTCATTGTTCTTCCAATTTTCCAATGCTTCTTCTTCGACATCTTTATCGAGAAGCGCATAAGTCGAGGTTGATGGAGATAGCAAAGAGTCACTATTGCTGAGGAAGTTAATCACTTCAGAAAACCCACCAATAGGGCATACCTTTACCGATGGTGCCCGTTCAAGATTTGGATACTTTTCTGAAACTACTAGAGATCCAAGTT comes from the Thalassospira sp. ER-Se-21-Dark genome and includes:
- a CDS encoding TRAP transporter small permease, translated to MKNVLYKAASWLAVAGGMLALLISIVTIVNVTAFGLDKIARLFDANVPAIIGYEDFVSMIVSSAALMFFPYCQAHRGHVAVDVFIKMFPDWFARTVDTLSSVLMTALALFLGYMMVNGLIEVRSDNTLSAILGWPIWPFYVPGIIAMFLWAAIAGNQIFEREADV
- a CDS encoding host attachment protein, with protein sequence MPHKNQWILVADGGRAYVIAVNTNEGERHLETVHEMIADNRSSSEIASDKPGRGFANPGGNQQRHAMPPSTDPHEHAQVEFVDDVMSYLTDKRNDGKFDNLIVVAPPKIMGEIRQKMPKPVKQALEGEITKDLTKLPLNDLPAHLSGTGGWL
- a CDS encoding GNAT family N-acetyltransferase: MITGTWQTPTDEELLRIREMMEDAQFYDAIARVPDDALSAALAGSNETALWVFRVDQKAVAYVYMTEMATRLPKVDEFGVFERGQGFGKAALSSLAAKIAQMPDYEKLWLNVVDGNDNALNLYRKVGFGEEKLIAKGWKTRSGRVVDQVRMWLTLDTLRSPAA
- a CDS encoding TRAP transporter large permease; translated protein: MSERELIGLGGLALLFVILALRVPVGLAMVGVGIGGNYVLSLFFPFLRFDPYLQQFKSLLYGIVSNYELSVVPLFVLMGYLASQANLSRDLFQGVNAILGRFRGGVAMAAIGACAGFGAVCGSSLATASTMGKVALPELDRLKYSPRLATGTLAAGGTLGILIPPSVALVIYAVTVEASIIQMFQAAIIPGLIAVLFFMAVIAIQVRLNPSLAPKPEPMPAAERKEALLRLIPVMVIFGSIILGLGAGLFTPTPAAGVGVFAILVYGVYMRIRGKGGLTWKGLRQSLKDTAITSSMIFFILLGAEILKGFFSRANLPAYMAEAAATSGFDPWLVMVLMLLALILLGCFMESLSMIVVVIPFFWPALVDINGGDWATAATAAYGMGTEDLKIWFGILALIVVELGLITPPVGLNVFIINALAKGVPMSQTFRGVMPFFGAEIIRILLLIFAPILTLFVPTLLGN
- a CDS encoding TRAP transporter substrate-binding protein → MKQITKLLAGAAVATMVSFGAHAQEVTLTVHHFLGPKAPAQSKMIEPWAKKIEEESNGRIKFEIFPSMSLGGNPPELYRQVRDGVADIVWTLPGYTPGVFPRLEVFELPGVHLGDARATNLAMWDLRDEYAEDLTDIHPLAVHVHAGQAIHLTSKEVRTVDDVKGLKLRTPTRTGSWVIESWGAEPVGMPVPALPQAMSLGVVDGGLVPFEVVPPLKLAELISYSVEGEGVNSRFGTSTFLFAMNKDRYESLPDDLKEIIDRNSGRDFAAEIGDVFNGVEEVGKRMVNEGKGQVVQITAAEKATFDDASASVVDRWIEEAKSNGIDGAKLVEDAKAAVQSHTK
- a CDS encoding helix-turn-helix domain-containing protein, whose translation is MRNTIPIYKLYGERDAASSPRARDGYDLDTVPASDPQPVTEPEFFHLESIPERSRLHDLHIKPHRHTNLFQLLYITHGTAEISFDDQHLTMQAGQLITVPPGTVHGFKFSDDIDGWVISLTDYHLQEILSPAPKLLARLDQAICVDTRSSSGDANSPTDFLISQLAQEYYSHNTGRLFALRHILGLLLLGIGRTVPQDHSARLSRQEQKAEKFRKFQALVETFYKQHKSLDFYAREIGVTTTQLNRIAKDIYGMTASEVVQNRLMLEAKRTLIYTDIAIQQIGDSLGFRDAGYFSRFFTKKAGVSPARFRQNQR
- a CDS encoding TIGR03862 family flavoprotein gives rise to the protein MPSPTPNAQNAPHTRPAPNGKTAMVIGAGPAGLMAAERLAGDGYAVTIYEGMPSAGRKFLMAGKSGLNITHSEDLETFLSRYGTSRARLEPHLRKFGPDQIREWCAGLGVETFVGSSGRVFPTAMKASPLLRAWLRRLDGLGCKIHYRHYWTGWNADDWAVFKTPDGEVTATADITILALGGGSWKRLGSDGKWMEILLNAGIKCNPFKPANCGFELDWTDHLIDKCAGSPVKAVTLTCGDQTVRGEFVISKTGIEGSAVYAISATLRDQWLETGIGTLTLDLCPDRTLDDVTKRLSKPRGKNSIGNHLRKTLGLDATKTALIFEVTPRETLNDPAQLATAIKNLPLKIKKPRPLDEAISTAGGVAWEELDENFQLIQRPDTYCLGEMVDWEAPTGGYLLSGCLSFNLQLGLSKTLLKHD